The Mangifera indica cultivar Alphonso chromosome 8, CATAS_Mindica_2.1, whole genome shotgun sequence genome has a window encoding:
- the LOC123222860 gene encoding xyloglucan glycosyltransferase 4: protein MAPNSVVVSMEKCSDVPLVELNGSDSSLFPEKQKGVSPKQFTWFLFLKAHRVFSSLSWLARAVQTMCVSAKKRIALSEVSDDEPKNRGRLYRFIKGFLVLSIVALVFEVVAHFKKWNLNLMQPWEVRDLVQWPYMAWLSFRVDYIAPLVITLSTFCTVLFLIQSLDRLVLCLGCFWIKYKKLKPKIEAEPHDIEDSSFFPMVLVQIPMCNEREVYAQSISAACQLDWPKHRILIQVLDDSDDKHLQLLIQDEVSSWREKGVNIVYRHRLIRTGYKAGNLKSAMGCDYVKDSEFVAIFDADFQPNSDFLKQTIPHFKDNPELGLVQARWSFVNKDENLLTRLQNINLCFHFEVEQQVNGLFLNFFGFNGTAGVWRIKALEESGGWLERTTVEDMDIAVRAHLNGWKFIFLNDVKVLCELPESYEAYKKQQHRWHSGPMQLFRLCLPAIITSKISIWKKANLIFLFFLLRKLILPFYSFTLFCIILPLTMFIPEAELPIWVICYVPIFMSLLNILPAPKSFPFLVPYLLFENTMSVTKFNAMVSGLFQLGSAYEWVVTKKTGRSSESDLIAFAERESKSSTDEKILRRHSESGLELLSKLKEEEKIPPLKKKNRLYRKELALAFLLLTAAGRSLLSAHGVHFYFLLFQGLSFLVVGLDLIGEQVS, encoded by the exons ATGGCTCCAAACTCAGTTGTGGTGTCCATGGAGAAGTGTAGTGATGTCCCTTTAGTAGAGCTCAATGGCTCAGATTCATCGTTGTTTCCCGAGAAACAAAAGGGTGTAAGTCCTAAGCAATTCACATGGTTTCTTTTCCTTAAAGCTCACAGAGTCTTCAGCTCTCTTTCATGGCTTGCCAGGGCTGTTCAAACCATGTGTGTTTCAGCTAAGAAACGCATTGCATTGTCTGAGGTCAGTGATGATGAGCCTAAAAACAGAGGAAGATTGTATAGGTTTATCAAAGGGTTCTTGGTTTTATCAATTGTAGCTTTGGTTTTTGAAGTTGTTGCACATTTCAAGAAATGGAACTTGAATCTGATGCAGCCATGGGAGGTTCGGGATCTCGTGCAGTGGCCTTATATGGCCTGGTTGTCATTTAGAGTCGATTACATCGCTCCATTAGTCATAACACTATCAACATTCTGCACTGTACTCTTCTTGATTCAATCTCTTGATCGTTTAGTCCTCTGTCTCGGTTGTTTCTGGATTAAGTACAAAAAATTGAAGCCAAAGATTGAAGCCGAACCCCATGACATTGAAGATTCTTCATTTTTTCCAATGGTTCTTGTCCAGATTCCGATGTGCAATGAGAGAGAG GTGTATGCACAATCCATTTCTGCAGCCTGTCAGCTTGATTGGCCGAAGCACCGGATTCTAATTCAAGTTCTAGATGATTCAGATGATAAGCATTTGCAGCTATTGATTCAAGATGAGGTCTCTTCTTGGCGAGAGAAAGGAGTTAACATAGTCTATCGACATCGATTAATCAGAACCGGTTACAAAGCTGGCAATCTTAAATCAGCCATGGGCTGTGACTATGTTAAGGACTCTGAATTTGTTGCCATATTTGATGCAGACTTCCAGCCCAATTCTGATTTCCTCAAACAAACAATTCCTCACTTCAAG GACAATCCTGAGCTAGGTCTTGTTCAAGCTCGATGGTCTTTTGTGAACAAGGATGAGAACTTGCTCACCAGGCTGCAAAACATCAATTTGTGCTTCCATTTTGAGGTGGAACAGCAAGTCAATGGGctttttctcaatttcttcGGATTTAACGGAACTGCAGGAGTATGGAGAATTAAAGCCCTGGAAGAATCAGGAGGCTGGCTTGAAAGAACAACAGTTGAAGACATGGATATTGCAGTAAGAGCACACTTGAATGGTTGGAAATTCATCTTCCTTAACGATGTCAAAGTCCTCTGTGAGTTGCCTGAATCCTACGAAGCTTACAAGAAACAACAACACCGCTGGCATTCGGGTCCGATGCAGCTCTTCCGTTTATGTCTTCCTGCAATTATAACTTCCAAG ATATCAATCTGGAAGAAGGCAAACttgatatttcttttctttcttttgaggAAACTCATTCTTCCCTTTTACTCGTTCACTCTGTTTTGTATTATATTGCCATTAACCATGTTCATACCAGAGGCAGAGCTCCCCATTTGGGTGATTTGTTACGTCCCGATTTTCATGTCTCTTCTGAACATTCTCCCGGCTCCAAAATCCTTCCCTTTCTTGGTTCCTTATCTCCTCTTCGAGAACACAATGTCCGTCACAAAATTCAACGCCATGGTCTCCGGGCTATTCCAGCTCGGAAGCGCATACGAATGGGTGGTGACAAAGAAGACAGGAAGATCATCAGAATCCGACTTAATCGCTTTCGCCGAAAGGGAATCAAAATCTTCAACGGACGAGAAAATCCTGAGAAGACACTCCGAGTCCGGCCTGGAACTGTTAAGTAAActcaaggaagaagaaaaaatccccccattaaagaagaaaaacagaCTCTACAGGAAGGAACTGGCGCTTGCATTTCTTCTACTCACAGCAGCAGGAAGAAGTTTATTATCCGCACATGGAGTCCATTTTTACTTCTTGCTGTTCCAGGGTCTGTCGTTTCTTGTGGTGGGATTGGATTTGATCGGTGAGCAAGTAAGCTGA